One window from the genome of Chaetodon trifascialis isolate fChaTrf1 chromosome 20, fChaTrf1.hap1, whole genome shotgun sequence encodes:
- the LOC139348285 gene encoding inactive phospholipid phosphatase 7: protein MPSSQNARSRARERNSVLSRPEFMSLNHQPLRGAAGGNLSESRGSAKRPGQIKHQTSQPSEEPTDSGSKDRREPSKMPEEDCMQLNPSFKGIAMNSLLAIDICLSKRMGVCASTSSSWGGCRSMVALLALTGHGITWIIGTIVCLTRSNTLAGQEVLVNLLLALILDVMTVAGVQRLVKRRGPWEMTPGFLDCVAMDVYSFPAAHASRAAMVSKFLLSHLVLAVPLRILLVLWAFLVGLSRVLLGKHHLTDMVCGFALGMLHFSLMETVWLSSGTCQTLISISTLSWSPFS from the exons CCCTGAACCATCAGCCCCTCCGCGGCGCCGCCGGTGGCAACCTCTCGGAGAGCCGAGGCAGCGCGAAGCGGCCGGGTCAAATCAAGCACCAAACAAGCCAGCCAAGTGAAGAACCTACCGACAGTGGCAGCAAGGACAGGAGAGAGCCCAGCAAAATGCCAGAGGAGGACTGTATGCAGCTGAACCCTTCATTCAAGGGAATCGCGATGAACTCCCTCCTCGCCATTGACATCTGTCTGTCCAAGCGCATGGGGGTGTGCGCCTCCACGTCGTCCTCCTGGGGCGGCTGCCGCTCCATGGTGGCCCTGCTGGCGCTTACAGGGCACGGCATCACGTGGATCATTGGGACTATTGTGTGTCTCACAAGGAGTAACACCCTGGCCGGGCAAGAGGTCCTGGTCAACCTGCTGCTCG CCCTCATTCTTGATGTCATGACTGTGGCTGGAGTCCAGAGACTGGTGAAGCGCAGGGGACCCTGGGAGATGACGCCAGGCTTCTTGGACTGCGTCGCCATGGATGTCTACTCCTTCCCTGCTGCTCACGCCAGCCGGGCCGCCATGGTCTCCAAGTTCCTGCTGTCCCACCTGGTCCTGGCTGTGCCGCTTCGCATCCTGTTGGTGCTGTGGGCCTTCTTGGTGGGCCTGTCCCGGGTGCTGCTGGGGAAACACCACCTCACTGACATGGTGTGTGGCTTTGCACTGGGCATGCTCCATTTTTCCTTGATGGAGACGGTGTGGCTCTCATCAGGCACCTGTCAGACTCTTATTTCCATAAGCACGCTCAGCTGGAGCCCCTTTTCCTGA